One Pelorhabdus rhamnosifermentans genomic window carries:
- the murD gene encoding UDP-N-acetylmuramoyl-L-alanine--D-glutamate ligase: protein MQFNGKKVIVLGSGISGISVALVLKNLGAYVTLSDNKPLNQLKKDPSFLLEKGIKLALGNQEAALLDGVDYVILSPGVSIYTDFVQQALAKNILVMSEVEVAYQLCPAPIVAITGTNGKTTTTTLIGEMIACHNKEVVVGGNIGQALSDEVKDITDKGIVVAEISSFQMESARDFKPHIAAVLNITPDHIDRHKTFENYVAMKERVFAKQTSDDFLVLNYDDPTLRPMADRAKSQVLFFSRKETLQQGAYIKKDQIWISWKDQELPVCPVSVMKIPGAHNVENALAAAAVSFLAGVAITDIAKVLENFEGVEHRIEPVTTLHGVPYYNDSKATNPESSIKALEAFAGHIVLIAGGRDKNTDLTEMMLLIKEKVDHLILLGEASARFKEAALLHEIANIHEAKTFADAVNLAYKIATPPHIVLLSPACASYDMFKSYEERGTVFKKLVRLLS from the coding sequence ATGCAATTTAATGGTAAAAAAGTGATCGTTTTGGGATCTGGTATTAGTGGTATTTCTGTAGCTCTGGTGCTGAAAAATCTTGGGGCCTATGTTACACTGAGTGATAATAAGCCACTAAATCAATTAAAAAAAGACCCCTCTTTTCTCCTGGAAAAGGGTATTAAGCTGGCGTTAGGAAATCAGGAGGCAGCTCTCCTTGATGGGGTGGATTATGTTATTTTATCGCCTGGCGTATCTATTTATACAGATTTTGTTCAGCAGGCTCTGGCTAAAAATATCCTTGTCATGAGTGAAGTGGAAGTTGCTTATCAGCTTTGTCCGGCACCGATTGTGGCCATAACAGGTACAAATGGTAAAACAACGACAACAACTTTAATTGGTGAAATGATTGCGTGCCATAACAAGGAGGTTGTGGTGGGGGGGAATATTGGACAAGCCCTATCCGATGAAGTGAAGGATATTACGGATAAGGGGATTGTTGTTGCGGAAATATCCAGTTTTCAAATGGAAAGTGCCCGTGATTTTAAGCCTCATATTGCAGCTGTTTTGAATATTACACCTGATCATATTGATCGTCATAAGACATTCGAAAACTATGTTGCCATGAAAGAGCGTGTTTTTGCTAAACAGACGTCAGATGATTTCCTAGTGCTAAATTATGACGATCCTACGCTGAGACCTATGGCTGATAGAGCTAAGTCACAAGTCCTGTTTTTTAGCCGTAAAGAAACCTTACAGCAAGGCGCTTATATCAAAAAAGATCAGATTTGGATTTCCTGGAAAGATCAGGAACTTCCTGTCTGTCCTGTGAGTGTTATGAAGATTCCGGGCGCTCATAATGTTGAAAATGCTCTTGCTGCTGCGGCTGTTTCTTTTTTAGCAGGTGTGGCCATCACAGATATTGCGAAGGTGCTGGAAAATTTTGAAGGCGTTGAACATCGTATTGAACCTGTGACCACTCTTCATGGAGTACCTTATTATAATGATTCAAAGGCTACCAATCCTGAATCTTCGATTAAGGCATTAGAAGCTTTTGCTGGGCATATTGTGCTTATTGCGGGCGGCAGAGATAAAAATACGGATCTCACTGAAATGATGTTACTTATTAAAGAAAAAGTGGATCATCTGATTTTGCTTGGTGAGGCCAGTGCGCGGTTTAAAGAAGCAGCTTTACTTCACGAAATTGCTAATATTCATGAGGCTAAAACCTTTGCAGATGC
- the mraY gene encoding phospho-N-acetylmuramoyl-pentapeptide-transferase → MYAQVQTIFYSGILALIVALVLGPLLIPVLHRLKFGQSIRQEGPKSHQAKAGTPTMGGIIILVALCVPMLLFFFDKPAIWLALFVTLGHGLLGFLDDFIKVVLKRNLGLTAKQKLLGQIIMAVALAYVVTSYFGLGTDIWIPFFNQSIDFGSLYFIVIFFVLVGTTNAVNLTDGLDGLAAGTTVISAGTYALISYYFGNIELAAFSLATAGACLGFLVYNIHPAKVFMGDTGSLALGGVLATVAVMTKTEFLLIIVGGVYVVETLSVMIQVVSFKTTGKRVFKMSPIHHHFELSGWSEQKVVGVFWSASLLLSIFALSILIMNQGGR, encoded by the coding sequence ATGTACGCACAGGTTCAAACCATATTTTATTCCGGGATTCTTGCTTTGATTGTGGCACTTGTGCTTGGTCCGCTACTGATTCCCGTATTGCACAGATTAAAATTTGGACAAAGCATTCGTCAGGAGGGTCCTAAGAGTCATCAGGCCAAAGCCGGTACTCCCACCATGGGAGGAATTATTATCTTAGTGGCACTTTGTGTGCCCATGTTGTTGTTTTTTTTCGATAAACCGGCTATTTGGCTGGCTTTATTTGTTACGTTGGGTCATGGACTGTTAGGATTTCTTGATGATTTCATTAAGGTCGTATTAAAACGCAATTTAGGTCTTACTGCGAAACAGAAATTGCTTGGCCAAATTATTATGGCCGTTGCTTTGGCTTATGTTGTTACGTCGTATTTTGGTTTGGGCACAGATATATGGATTCCCTTTTTCAATCAATCCATTGATTTTGGTTCCTTATATTTTATTGTCATTTTTTTCGTATTAGTGGGAACGACAAATGCCGTCAACTTGACGGATGGGTTGGACGGACTTGCTGCAGGAACAACGGTAATTTCTGCCGGGACTTATGCGCTCATTAGCTATTATTTTGGCAATATAGAGCTTGCTGCGTTTTCTCTTGCTACAGCAGGTGCTTGTCTGGGGTTTTTAGTCTATAATATTCATCCTGCCAAAGTGTTTATGGGGGATACGGGGTCGTTGGCTTTAGGTGGCGTATTGGCAACTGTGGCCGTGATGACGAAAACCGAATTTTTATTAATCATCGTTGGTGGCGTTTATGTTGTGGAAACACTATCCGTCATGATTCAGGTGGTTTCGTTTAAAACAACAGGAAAGCGCGTATTTAAAATGAGCCCTATTCATCATCATTTTGAATTGTCTGGTTGGTCTGAGCAAAAAGTTGTCGGCGTGTTTTGGTCAGCAAGTTTGCTATTAAGCATATTTGCTTTGAGTATACTTATTATGAATCAGGGAGGTAGATGA
- a CDS encoding UDP-N-acetylmuramoyl-tripeptide--D-alanyl-D-alanine ligase yields the protein MAKFTLNEICLATGGQLVAGSDCNFSGICTDSRKIKSGQLFIALMGENFDGHQFTSAVVQQGAAGVLVSQNVVVPDSLPVIKCDDTLKALQDIAAYHRQRFTLPVIAITGSNGKTTTKDMLAAILSKQFKVLKTQANFNNEIGLPFTLLSLQPEHEVAVVEMGMRGLGQITALTRIARPTAGIVTTVGETHMELLGSRENIAKAKAELVEAIDPQGFVVLNADNPYVAAMASKARCAVITFGLRAASDVQGKNVRSSVDGVSFDCTYDGRCFAVHIPALGEHNVMNALAALAAGFKLGMNEKDMVVGLKQFAPSGMRMAIEKVGPYQIINDAYNASPASMVSALQTLVCLRSGRTVAVLGDMFELGELAEQAHGDIGKTAAQLGVDLIVTVGKLGQLIADGAQLHGHKAVFACQNQAEALLVLHEKLVSGDVILIKGSRGMKMEQLIPQLVK from the coding sequence ATGGCTAAATTTACGTTAAATGAAATTTGTCTTGCCACAGGTGGTCAACTTGTTGCTGGAAGTGATTGCAATTTTTCTGGTATTTGTACCGATAGCAGGAAAATAAAATCGGGTCAGCTTTTTATTGCTCTTATGGGTGAAAATTTTGATGGTCATCAATTTACTTCTGCTGTTGTCCAACAGGGGGCAGCAGGGGTACTTGTCAGCCAAAATGTTGTTGTACCGGATTCTTTGCCTGTGATCAAGTGTGATGACACTCTTAAGGCTTTACAAGATATTGCGGCTTATCACCGTCAGCGATTTACTCTCCCTGTTATTGCCATTACAGGATCTAATGGCAAAACAACAACGAAAGATATGCTGGCGGCTATCTTAAGCAAGCAGTTTAAGGTATTGAAGACGCAGGCTAATTTTAACAATGAAATTGGGTTGCCTTTTACACTTCTGTCACTGCAGCCAGAACATGAAGTCGCTGTGGTGGAAATGGGAATGCGAGGGCTTGGGCAAATTACGGCACTTACGCGTATTGCCCGGCCAACAGCAGGTATTGTAACAACTGTTGGTGAAACGCATATGGAACTGCTCGGTTCACGAGAAAATATTGCCAAAGCTAAGGCGGAATTAGTTGAGGCCATTGATCCGCAGGGATTTGTCGTCTTGAATGCCGATAATCCTTATGTGGCCGCTATGGCCAGTAAAGCACGTTGTGCTGTCATTACTTTTGGACTCCGCGCGGCCAGTGATGTGCAGGGGAAAAATGTGCGAAGTTCAGTAGACGGCGTATCTTTTGACTGTACTTATGATGGACGGTGTTTCGCTGTTCATATTCCGGCATTGGGTGAACACAATGTGATGAATGCCTTGGCGGCACTTGCTGCTGGCTTTAAGCTTGGCATGAATGAAAAGGACATGGTTGTTGGCTTAAAACAATTTGCACCTAGTGGTATGCGCATGGCCATTGAAAAGGTTGGCCCCTATCAAATAATTAATGACGCCTATAACGCCAGTCCGGCATCCATGGTGAGCGCTTTACAGACGCTTGTTTGCTTACGTTCCGGCCGAACGGTTGCTGTGCTGGGAGATATGTTTGAACTGGGCGAATTGGCTGAACAGGCCCATGGGGATATAGGCAAGACTGCGGCTCAATTAGGCGTTGATCTTATTGTTACAGTAGGAAAACTGGGACAGTTAATTGCCGATGGGGCTCAGCTTCATGGCCACAAGGCCGTTTTTGCTTGTCAAAATCAGGCTGAAGCATTGCTTGTTTTACATGAGAAGCTTGTGAGTGGCGATGTTATTTTAATCAAAGGTTCACGGGGCATGAAAATGGAACAACTTATTCCACAGTTGGTGAAGTAA
- a CDS encoding UDP-N-acetylmuramoyl-L-alanyl-D-glutamate--2,6-diaminopimelate ligase, which yields MTKNLQELLHLIPQASVTGNQDCLIADMAYDSRKVKQGSLFVCLHGAHVDGHDYIDEAKQKGAMAVLVDQAIPPCSSDLTVIKVADTRAAMQILAPFFYDYPARKLRMIGITGTNGKTTTSYLLAGILKAAGFKVGISGTIQTLVGDKVLPVKNTTPDVIDLQQILVQMVEAGMDYVVMEVSSHSLAMQRIAGCEFDGAIFTNLTQDHLDYHKTLENYRNAKSLLFQSLGKDVTKSNKWAVVNKDDEASQTMIDCASGDIYTYSLHGKGNIQADNIHVAARNSAFTVHSEAGELALSLKITGLFNVYNSLAAIGAALAEKIAPAVIKGAMEEFTTVPGRFELVDADQDFTVIVDYAHTPDGLENILKTAQEVASGRIITVFGCGGDRDRTKRPIMGKIAASYSDVVIATSDNPRSEDPLIILKEVEVGILAALTPKKQYEMIPDRRQAIAAALRIAQHDDIVMIAGKGHETYQILKDKTIDFDDRQVVREVIGELK from the coding sequence ATGACAAAAAATTTGCAGGAACTACTTCATCTCATTCCACAGGCAAGTGTAACAGGCAATCAAGACTGTTTGATTGCCGATATGGCTTATGATTCAAGAAAAGTGAAACAAGGCAGTTTGTTTGTTTGTCTTCACGGCGCTCATGTCGATGGACATGACTATATTGATGAGGCCAAGCAAAAAGGGGCTATGGCTGTTCTTGTTGATCAAGCTATTCCGCCTTGTAGTAGTGATTTGACGGTCATTAAAGTAGCTGATACACGGGCAGCCATGCAAATTCTGGCACCCTTTTTCTATGACTATCCCGCACGAAAATTGCGGATGATTGGGATTACAGGCACAAATGGCAAGACAACAACGTCCTATCTTTTGGCAGGAATTTTAAAAGCAGCAGGATTTAAAGTCGGCATTAGCGGTACTATTCAGACGCTTGTGGGAGATAAAGTTCTGCCTGTCAAGAATACGACACCCGATGTCATTGATTTACAGCAAATTTTGGTACAAATGGTTGAGGCGGGCATGGATTATGTTGTGATGGAAGTGTCTTCGCATTCTCTTGCCATGCAGCGCATTGCTGGCTGTGAATTTGATGGTGCTATTTTTACAAACTTGACACAAGATCATTTAGATTATCATAAAACGCTGGAAAACTATCGTAATGCCAAATCCCTTTTATTTCAATCATTAGGAAAAGATGTAACGAAAAGCAATAAGTGGGCTGTAGTTAACAAAGATGACGAAGCAAGTCAAACGATGATTGATTGTGCGAGTGGTGATATTTATACCTATTCACTTCATGGTAAAGGCAATATTCAAGCTGACAATATTCATGTGGCGGCAAGAAATTCAGCATTTACTGTTCACAGTGAGGCAGGCGAACTGGCGCTTTCTTTAAAAATTACCGGACTATTTAATGTTTATAATTCTTTAGCCGCTATTGGGGCGGCTTTGGCGGAGAAGATTGCCCCCGCTGTCATTAAGGGGGCAATGGAAGAGTTTACGACTGTGCCTGGCCGCTTTGAGCTTGTGGACGCTGACCAGGATTTTACCGTTATTGTTGATTATGCTCATACGCCTGACGGTTTGGAAAATATTCTAAAGACAGCGCAAGAAGTGGCAAGTGGTCGAATTATTACAGTCTTTGGATGCGGAGGTGACCGTGATCGGACTAAACGGCCGATTATGGGGAAAATTGCGGCTTCTTATTCTGATGTCGTCATTGCTACTTCTGATAATCCACGCAGTGAAGATCCACTGATTATTTTAAAAGAAGTAGAAGTTGGTATTCTTGCGGCTTTGACGCCGAAGAAGCAGTATGAAATGATTCCGGATCGTCGTCAGGCCATTGCTGCGGCGCTCCGAATAGCTCAGCACGATGATATTGTTATGATTGCTGGAAAAGGTCATGAAACCTATCAGATTTTAAAGGATAAGACCATTGATTTTGATGATCGCCAAGTTGTGCGTGAAGTGATTGGAGAACTTAAATAA
- a CDS encoding stage V sporulation protein D: protein MASASHGTIRKRVIFLFLFMAVAMGGLVVRLGYLQLFHSTWLAENATDQRIRDIPVEAKRGIIFDRTGKELAVSMSTESIYAIPAEIKNVQETAAKLAAILALNEEHLSKLLQRHQAFTWVKRKVDSNVARQIQALGFDGIGITQESRRYYPQEDLASHILGFTGIDSQGLDGVEITFDSYLRGRPGSIMVEYDARGREIPYANHRFVPPVEGNDIYLTIDMVIQQVAERELGRVMQETQAKGATIVAMDPNTGEILALANRPDYNPNHFADYSPKLWRNIAVSNAYEPGSTFKIITSSAALSEKVVTLTDRFYDPGYIDVQGRKIHCWKNGGHGSETFEEVVENSCNVGFVNVGLRLGRDPFYTYLDKLGFGRPTGIDLPGEAKGIVIDKRQVKPINIATMAMGQGIAVTPIQLLTAVSAVVNGGTWLRPQIVKTIQDKNGQTIRSFQPDVVQEAINSETSNQVRGILEKVVEIGTGKNAFIDGFKIGGKTGTAQKVGAGGYLPDKYVASFIGFAPSDHPKIVMLVIVDEPVGIYYGSQVAAPVFAAVMKDVLPYLQVTNVPTKTAENVQSHVLVPNLLNESVSDAMKDLQAAGLAARIEETGERIADQIPRPGSRVPVGSQVLLYTLTTARPGTGEVTVPDCSGRSEKEVMELLGQLGLTYKQANQGTQAVKQDPPAGSQVSSGTTIEVYFE from the coding sequence GTGGCTTCGGCTTCACATGGCACGATTCGAAAACGGGTCATTTTTTTGTTTCTCTTTATGGCAGTTGCTATGGGAGGATTAGTTGTGCGGTTAGGCTATTTACAGCTTTTTCACAGTACGTGGCTTGCGGAAAATGCGACAGATCAACGGATTCGCGATATTCCAGTAGAAGCGAAACGGGGGATTATTTTTGATCGGACAGGTAAAGAATTAGCTGTGAGTATGAGTACGGAGTCTATTTACGCAATTCCCGCTGAAATTAAAAATGTACAAGAGACAGCAGCCAAATTGGCTGCTATTTTGGCATTAAATGAGGAACATTTGTCCAAATTATTGCAACGACATCAGGCTTTTACTTGGGTGAAACGTAAAGTAGACAGTAATGTGGCGCGGCAAATTCAAGCGCTAGGCTTTGACGGTATTGGCATCACGCAAGAAAGTCGGCGCTATTATCCACAGGAAGATTTAGCTTCACATATTTTAGGCTTTACCGGGATTGATAGCCAAGGTCTAGATGGAGTAGAAATTACTTTTGACAGTTATTTGCGTGGTCGGCCAGGCAGCATTATGGTTGAATATGATGCAAGAGGGCGGGAAATACCTTATGCCAATCATCGTTTTGTACCACCTGTCGAAGGAAATGATATTTATTTGACTATTGATATGGTGATTCAGCAAGTTGCGGAACGTGAACTGGGGCGTGTCATGCAAGAAACACAAGCCAAGGGAGCTACGATTGTGGCTATGGACCCGAATACGGGTGAAATCTTGGCTCTTGCTAATCGCCCAGACTATAACCCGAATCATTTTGCTGATTATTCACCAAAGTTATGGCGTAATATTGCCGTATCCAATGCCTATGAACCAGGATCTACCTTTAAAATTATTACATCATCCGCTGCATTAAGTGAAAAAGTAGTGACGCTGACGGATCGGTTTTATGATCCGGGTTATATTGACGTACAGGGACGGAAAATTCATTGCTGGAAAAATGGCGGCCATGGCAGTGAAACATTTGAAGAAGTAGTGGAAAATTCCTGTAATGTCGGATTTGTCAATGTTGGACTTCGTCTAGGGCGAGATCCTTTTTATACCTATCTTGATAAACTGGGCTTCGGACGGCCTACAGGTATTGATTTACCTGGGGAGGCCAAGGGAATTGTCATTGACAAGCGACAAGTTAAGCCTATTAATATTGCTACGATGGCTATGGGGCAGGGAATTGCTGTAACGCCGATTCAACTTCTTACGGCAGTGAGTGCTGTTGTCAATGGCGGTACTTGGCTGAGACCGCAGATAGTTAAGACGATTCAAGATAAAAATGGTCAAACCATTCGCAGTTTTCAGCCTGATGTTGTTCAGGAAGCAATAAATTCTGAAACAAGTAATCAAGTAAGAGGAATTCTGGAAAAAGTTGTAGAAATCGGTACAGGTAAAAATGCTTTTATTGACGGCTTTAAAATTGGGGGGAAAACAGGAACTGCCCAAAAGGTTGGGGCAGGTGGTTATTTGCCTGATAAGTATGTTGCTTCCTTTATTGGCTTTGCGCCTAGCGATCATCCCAAGATTGTCATGCTTGTCATTGTTGACGAACCTGTGGGCATTTATTATGGCAGCCAGGTTGCAGCTCCCGTTTTTGCAGCAGTTATGAAGGATGTTTTGCCTTATTTACAAGTGACGAATGTTCCGACCAAGACGGCTGAAAATGTGCAGAGTCATGTGCTTGTGCCGAATTTACTTAATGAGTCTGTCTCAGATGCCATGAAAGATTTACAGGCGGCAGGTTTAGCTGCGCGAATTGAAGAAACAGGGGAGCGCATCGCAGATCAGATTCCGCGGCCAGGCAGTCGCGTTCCTGTTGGTTCACAGGTGCTACTTTATACCTTAACAACGGCCCGCCCAGGAACAGGTGAAGTGACTGTGCCTGATTGCAGTGGTCGTAGTGAAAAAGAAGTGATGGAGCTCTTGGGACAGCTAGGTCTAACTTATAAACAAGCAAATCAAGGGACGCAGGCTGTGAAACAAGATCCGCCAGCAGGCAGTCAAGTGTCGTCTGGAACAACCATTGAGGTATATTTTGAATAA
- the ftsL gene encoding cell division protein FtsL has translation MLVSKKQEWELIEQPDEQIVPSLPRTRLDVQRRRKYFVFVTVLALMAVILTMQSEFVVRSGYELVKMKTQVASLEKENEVLHLDVAKLKSPARIERIAKKELGMVLPSVVYHAQASSEGNLSQTNMTATAAKNNKTTPALGMN, from the coding sequence ATGTTAGTGAGCAAAAAGCAAGAGTGGGAACTTATTGAACAACCAGATGAACAAATAGTCCCTTCTTTGCCGCGAACTCGACTTGATGTGCAGCGAAGAAGAAAATATTTCGTTTTTGTTACTGTTCTTGCATTGATGGCAGTGATATTGACTATGCAAAGTGAATTTGTAGTTCGTTCAGGCTATGAACTTGTGAAAATGAAAACACAAGTAGCATCTTTAGAGAAGGAAAATGAAGTTCTTCATCTTGATGTAGCCAAACTAAAATCGCCGGCAAGAATTGAGCGCATAGCAAAAAAGGAACTCGGCATGGTTTTACCCTCGGTCGTTTATCATGCACAAGCCTCATCAGAGGGCAATCTCAGTCAAACTAATATGACTGCTACTGCTGCTAAGAACAATAAGACTACTCCTGCGCTTGGAATGAATTAA
- the rsmH gene encoding 16S rRNA (cytosine(1402)-N(4))-methyltransferase RsmH encodes MNFEHKSVLLEESVNNLVVNPAGIYVDCTLGGAGHGQAIVSKLAASGTYIGLDQDPAAIAAGKERLASAKCTVHIIRSNFEQLKEVLQDLAIDAVDGVLYDLGVSSYQLDTAERGFSYMQDAPLDMRMDPRNILSAKEVVNEYSAEKLTKIMYDYGEERWAKRIADFIVAERKTKPIISTGNLVDIVKKAIPKGARQEGPHPAKRTFQAIRIEVNRELAILQQSFSDAIGLLKPGGRICIITFHSLEDRIAKQVLQEQSKGCICPPQFPICTCHHQPVIKILGKPRKPSVVELAENPRARSAKLRIGQKLPGESF; translated from the coding sequence ATGAATTTTGAACATAAAAGCGTTTTGCTTGAAGAAAGTGTGAATAACTTAGTAGTCAATCCAGCAGGCATTTACGTGGATTGCACACTAGGTGGAGCCGGACATGGACAAGCCATTGTGAGTAAACTTGCTGCTTCTGGCACTTATATTGGTTTAGATCAGGACCCAGCAGCCATTGCGGCTGGTAAAGAACGTTTGGCGAGTGCTAAATGCACCGTACATATTATTCGAAGTAATTTTGAACAACTTAAAGAGGTGTTACAGGACCTAGCTATTGATGCTGTTGATGGTGTACTTTATGATCTAGGCGTCTCATCTTATCAGCTTGATACAGCGGAGCGTGGATTTTCTTATATGCAAGATGCCCCGCTTGATATGCGCATGGATCCTAGAAATATCTTGTCAGCAAAAGAAGTTGTGAATGAATATAGTGCCGAGAAACTTACTAAAATCATGTATGATTATGGTGAAGAACGCTGGGCGAAGCGTATTGCTGATTTTATTGTAGCTGAGCGAAAAACGAAACCGATTATTTCAACAGGCAATTTGGTAGATATTGTTAAAAAAGCCATTCCCAAGGGAGCGCGTCAAGAAGGTCCTCATCCGGCGAAACGAACCTTTCAAGCCATTCGTATTGAAGTGAATCGTGAACTTGCGATTTTGCAACAATCTTTTTCTGATGCCATTGGGCTACTTAAGCCAGGCGGGCGGATTTGTATTATTACCTTTCATTCTTTAGAAGATCGTATAGCTAAACAAGTTTTGCAGGAACAATCAAAAGGTTGTATTTGTCCGCCACAGTTTCCTATTTGTACCTGCCATCATCAGCCAGTCATTAAGATCCTAGGTAAACCTCGTAAACCGTCAGTGGTTGAATTAGCAGAAAATCCACGAGCGAGAAGTGCTAAATTGCGGATCGGTCAAAAATTACCGGGTGAGTCGTTCTAG
- the mraZ gene encoding division/cell wall cluster transcriptional repressor MraZ: MFMGEYNHTIDAKGRLILPARFRELLGFTFIATKGLENCLFVYTVEEWAILENKLRQLPLSKPEARAFVRFFFAGAAEVGFDKQGRVLLPGNLRDYAHLTKDVVVIGVSNRIEIWNQENWDEYNTTIAPTVAQIAEHLADFGI; this comes from the coding sequence GTGTTTATGGGTGAGTATAATCATACGATTGATGCCAAAGGACGGTTGATTTTGCCAGCAAGATTTCGTGAATTGCTTGGCTTTACGTTTATTGCTACAAAAGGATTGGAAAATTGTTTATTTGTGTATACCGTAGAAGAATGGGCCATACTAGAAAATAAATTGCGCCAGTTGCCCTTGTCTAAGCCGGAAGCCCGTGCTTTTGTGCGTTTTTTCTTTGCTGGAGCCGCTGAAGTAGGTTTTGATAAGCAGGGACGTGTATTGTTACCAGGTAATTTAAGAGATTATGCCCATCTTACGAAAGATGTCGTTGTTATCGGTGTTTCGAACCGAATTGAAATATGGAATCAAGAGAATTGGGATGAGTATAATACCACGATTGCCCCGACAGTTGCTCAAATTGCTGAGCATCTTGCGGATTTTGGTATTTGA
- a CDS encoding polysaccharide deacetylase family protein has product MHRYHKSVVGILLVFMFLFIATTMAGTNAVVTEANLEPPTVCPEVPVLNYHKIDTMQIALSVAPEEFDKQMRYLSENGYHTVTPDQLFKALKKGIPLPDKPILITFDDGYEDNYVNAYPILKKYNFTATFFVITDFISHDPRFMTWDQVKEMAESGFTIGSHTVNHVPLTELNADQITTELTVSSQKLEQELGARPRYFAYPTGTYNDEIRHLVQKAGYKMAFTVRYGQADSDSNFYSIERIPIFRTQHTFRSFFIRVKAAPILERLGLIRN; this is encoded by the coding sequence ATGCATCGTTATCATAAGTCTGTTGTAGGCATTCTTTTAGTGTTCATGTTTTTATTTATTGCAACAACGATGGCTGGAACGAATGCCGTCGTAACAGAGGCTAATCTGGAGCCGCCTACAGTCTGTCCTGAAGTGCCTGTCTTAAATTATCATAAAATTGATACCATGCAAATTGCTTTGTCTGTGGCTCCGGAAGAATTTGATAAGCAAATGCGGTATCTTAGTGAAAACGGCTATCATACAGTTACACCTGATCAGCTTTTTAAGGCTCTCAAAAAGGGGATTCCGCTTCCGGACAAACCGATATTGATTACTTTTGATGATGGTTATGAAGACAATTATGTCAATGCCTATCCCATTTTAAAAAAATATAATTTCACAGCGACTTTCTTTGTGATTACAGATTTTATTAGTCATGATCCGCGGTTTATGACATGGGATCAAGTCAAAGAAATGGCGGAAAGCGGTTTTACCATTGGTTCCCATACGGTCAATCATGTACCGCTGACAGAGCTTAATGCCGATCAGATTACTACAGAACTGACTGTTTCCAGTCAGAAATTGGAGCAAGAACTCGGTGCAAGGCCGCGTTATTTTGCTTATCCAACAGGAACCTATAATGATGAGATTCGTCATTTAGTTCAGAAGGCTGGCTATAAGATGGCGTTTACTGTCCGTTATGGTCAAGCGGATTCAGACAGCAATTTCTATTCTATTGAAAGAATTCCTATTTTTCGAACACAGCATACTTTTCGCTCCTTTTTTATCAGAGTCAAGGCCGCTCCTATATTAGAACGTTTAGGTCTCATTCGGAACTAG
- the lgt gene encoding prolipoprotein diacylglyceryl transferase, producing the protein MNYGSLVVGPWHFHWYGLIMSGAILCCILTCYCQILYRRLPVQPLLDMAVLAIPAGILGARLYYVIINWPYYSYHLGEIFCFSQGGFAMHGAMLGVILVLVGYAKYHSLPFGLYADAVAPGLALGQSLGQWANLVNQEAIGYPTYLSWGIYIDYAHRPVGYEEYDFFHPVFMYQSGADFGVFLILLVVGWLFRNRFGLKSGWLFFLYLILQSIGRIIVEFTRLDGEILYGVNIAQLGSLIFIVVASILLILRQRNYSNLWRKRQ; encoded by the coding sequence TTCTTACTTGTTATTGTCAGATTTTGTATCGAAGATTACCTGTTCAGCCACTTCTGGATATGGCGGTGCTAGCCATTCCCGCTGGAATTTTGGGTGCTCGCTTATATTATGTGATCATTAATTGGCCTTATTATAGTTATCATTTGGGGGAAATTTTCTGTTTCAGTCAAGGCGGTTTTGCTATGCACGGGGCTATGCTGGGTGTCATTCTTGTGCTAGTTGGCTATGCCAAATATCATAGTCTGCCTTTTGGTCTGTATGCTGACGCGGTGGCACCAGGCTTAGCATTGGGGCAGTCCCTTGGTCAATGGGCGAATTTAGTTAATCAGGAAGCCATCGGTTACCCCACGTATTTATCATGGGGCATTTATATTGATTATGCTCATCGGCCTGTTGGGTATGAAGAGTATGACTTTTTCCATCCTGTTTTTATGTATCAGTCTGGTGCGGATTTTGGCGTATTTTTAATCCTCCTCGTTGTTGGCTGGCTGTTTCGCAATCGGTTTGGACTCAAATCGGGCTGGCTGTTTTTTCTTTATCTTATTTTACAGTCTATAGGACGCATCATAGTGGAATTTACTCGCTTAGATGGTGAAATCTTATATGGCGTCAATATAGCACAACTAGGAAGTCTTATTTTTATAGTTGTCGCGAGTATATTACTGATTTTACGCCAGAGAAACTATAGCAATTTGTGGAGGAAAAGACAATGA